Genomic DNA from Silene latifolia isolate original U9 population unplaced genomic scaffold, ASM4854445v1 scaffold_106, whole genome shotgun sequence:
AAAGACAAATAGATCGGATGTTTGATTTTAAGGGACTTGATGATGAACAGAGCTGCAAGTACGCCATTTTGAAATTAAGAAATGGGGCTTCATTATGGTATGAAAGCCTTAAGACCAAAAGAGTTCGAGCCGGAAAGTCAAAAATAACATCATGGCACGTGCTTAAACTCAAATTACGGAAAAGATATGTACCCGCCACCCATAGGCTTACAACCTATCGTAAGATCACCGATCTTACCCAAGGAAGGCTAAGTGTCCTGGAATACATCAACGAATTTGAGAATCTAGCCTTAATGGGAGACTTGGTGGAAGATGAAGACATAAGGATGGCACGATTCCTACGAGGTCTAAACCGCAACATCGCCCATGTTGTCGAGTTACAGAATTACTCAGATTTCGATACCTTGTGTAGTATGTGTCTCAAAGTGGAGGCGCAAGGAAAGACGAAGGTGGCAACCACCTATGGTGAGAATAGCCGGACTTGGAAAAATGAGAACAACCCAAGGACAAGCACAACGGGAAACACCACCGATCCCAAGACGACTCCTACCCCCAGTGCTGCTATCAAACCACCCGCCTCAAAGGAGAATAGCTACACGCAGATTCGGTGTTTTAAATGTCAAGGGTTTGGGCATTTCAAAAATGCGTGCCCTAATCAGCGAACCATCACACTAAGAGAGGCCGTGAATTGTCGTGATGAACTGTTCGAAGAAGAGGAAAGAACTAAGGGTATTTTTAATTTAGATGGAGATGAGGAAGAGGCACCCACCGGGAACGCCGAAGATTACGTCGCTCCTAGTTATGATTGCAATTTGGTTCTCCGAGCCCTGCAAGCTCAAACGTCGTCCATTGAAACAGAGCAACGAAGTCAAATATTCCACACCAAATGCCAAGTGAAGGACAAATGGTGTAGCCTAATCATTGACGGAGGCAGTTGCACCAACGTCGCCTCAAAGGAGATGGTGGAAAAATTGAAACTACCCACGACACCTCACCCAAAACCTTACGCCCTGCATTGGCTGGATGACGAGAATAAAGTGAAAATCACTAAGCAAGTAAAGGTGACACTAACCATGGGATCTTACAACGACGACATCCTCTGCGATGTTGTGCCAATGGATGCATGTCATGTCCTATTAGGACGACCCTGGCAATATGACCGGGATGTGGTGCATCGCGGTCGAAGCAACGAGTACGAGTTGGTAAGTAAGGGAAAAAGAATTGTCCTAAAACCAATGGCGCCAGGAGAAGTACGTTCTATGAGTGCCAAACGTAGAACGACTACTAGCATGACCATGCTCGCTAGTGAGAAAGAAGTGGACGAGGCCATTGTCAATGGCAACCAGGTTTACCTAATGGTGGTCAATGAAATGCCTAGCAATGAAAGCAAGGATGGACGATTAATCTCGCTCTTGGAAGAATTCAAGGATGTTTTCCCCGAAGAATTACCCGCTGGGTTACCACCTATTCGTGGGATCGAACACCAAATCGACCTCCTGCCCGGAGCTCCTTTGCCAAACAAAGCCGCCTATCGGTGCAACCCGATGGAGACCAAGGAGTTACAACGTCAAATCGAAGAGTTAATGGAACGAGGCTATGTACGTGAGAGCATGAGCCCATGTGCCGTTCCTACACTACTTGTTCCAAAGAAGGATGGAACGTGGCGAATGTGCATCGATAGCCGAGCCGTGAACAACATCACTATCAAGTATCGGTTTCCAATTCCGAGGCTTGATGATATGCTCGATGAGTTACATGGAGCCGAGATCTTCTCTAAAGTGGATttgaggagtggttatcaccAAATTCGGATGAGAGAAGGGGACGAATGGAAAACTGCGTTTAAAACTAAGCATGGATTATACGAATGGACGGTTATGCCATTCGGCTTGACAAACGCTCCAAGTACCTTTATGCGGCTCATGAACGAGGTACTCAAGCCTTTCATAGGCAGATTCGTAGTCGTTTACTTGGACGATATCTTGATCTCTGATCGGAGCAAGGATGATCACTTCCAACATCTTCGTAAGGTGTTCAACACACTTCGGGAGCAACAACTCTATGGAAAGAAGGAGAAGTGCTCATTCTTAGTCGAGAGCGTTATATTTCTTGGATACAAGGTCTCTAAAGAAGGGGTTTCCGTCGACCAATCCAAGATTGAGGCAATCAAGTCATGGCCTATTCCCAAGACTGTCACGGAAGTCCGATCCTTTCACGGACTTGCTTCATTCTATCGAAGATTCATTCGGGATTTTAGCACCATCGCTAGCCCCATCACTGAATGTACAAAGAAAGGAACCTTCGTATGGACTCAATTTGCTCAAAAGTCATTCGAGACGATTATCCAAAAACTTTGTGAGGCACCATTGTTGGCACTCCCGGATTTCACCCGCCCGTTCAAAGTCGAATGTGACGCAAGCGGTGTTGGAATTGGAGCCGTGTTAGTGCAA
This window encodes:
- the LOC141637408 gene encoding uncharacterized protein LOC141637408; translation: MNFDDPNFLKDLQKALKNLQEHDPKWHPRRERVIDEFKMSELPEFTGSTDPESYLEWERQIDRMFDFKGLDDEQSCKYAILKLRNGASLWYESLKTKRVRAGKSKITSWHVLKLKLRKRYVPATHRLTTYRKITDLTQGRLSVLEYINEFENLALMGDLVEDEDIRMARFLRGLNRNIAHVVELQNYSDFDTLCSMCLKVEAQGKTKVATTYGENSRTWKNENNPRTSTTGNTTDPKTTPTPSAAIKPPASKENSYTQIRCFKCQGFGHFKNACPNQRTITLREAVNCRDELFEEEERTKGIFNLDGDEEEAPTGNAEDYVAPSYDCNLVLRALQAQTSSIETEQRSQIFHTKCQVKDKWCSLIIDGGSCTNVASKEMVEKLKLPTTPHPKPYALHWLDDENKVKITKQVKVTLTMGSYNDDILCDVVPMDACHVLLGRPWQYDRDVVHRGRSNEYELVSKGKRIVLKPMAPGEVRSMSAKRRTTTSMTMLASEKEVDEAIVNGNQVYLMVVNEMPSNESKDGRLISLLEEFKDVFPEELPAGLPPIRGIEHQIDLLPGAPLPNKAAYRCNPMETKELQRQIEELMERGYVRESMSPCAVPTLLVPKKDGTWRMCIDSRAVNNITIKYRFPIPRLDDMLDELHGAEIFSKVDLRSGYHQIRMREGDEWKTAFKTKHGLYEWTVMPFGLTNAPSTFMRLMNEVLKPFIGRFVVVYLDDILISDRSKDDHFQHLRKVFNTLREQQLYGKKEKCSFLVESVIFLGYKVSKEGVSVDQSKIEAIKSWPIPKTVTEVRSFHGLASFYRRFIRDFSTIASPITECTKKGTFVWTQFAQKSFETIIQKLCEAPLLALPDFTRPFKVECDASGVGIGAVLVQGKRPIAYFSRETERGQAQLLDLR